The DNA sequence TTTTTCTACAAACGCTTGCCAGTTCAGGGCAGCTTCTTTGAGTTCATCCTGCCTCCCCACATCATACAATTGCCAGAGCACCCCCGGAAAGAACCCACTGGTCCAGCTCTTGGAAGCGGTACCTTGCATTTTACCATGCTCCACAGTGCGTGGAATCTGGAGGGAATCCAGAGGCAGTTGAGGTAGGTAATCCTCCACCATCCGCTGTGCTAATGCTGATAGCCGTTCATGGGCAGGCATGGGTTCCGTATTCGACACGGCTGGCGGAGTCGCCGGAGACTGGCAAGCACCTAAAACCAACATGACGATAAGGGAAAGAAGTAGCGATTTTTTCATAACTATTCAAGAGAAGTTAAAGCCAAGATCAAAAAAAGGTGCTCGTTCCTCGCGGGGGTGCTGCGCTGCGCTTGCGGGGGGTGTTCGCTGTCGCTCACGGTGGTGCCGACTGCGTCGGCGGTAGCCGTCCCGAGGCTTCGGGACTAGCTTCAGCGAACACCCCCCCGCGAGGAACGAGCACCTTCGATTAAAACATTACTTGCTTACCACCACTCTGATAAACATCTTACCTTCTTCCGTTTGCAGGTTAGCAAAGTACATTCCACTAGGAACCTGGCTGAGGTTATTCCAGTTGAAAGTGTGCTTGCCCGCAGAGAGACGGCCATTGAACAAGTTGCTGACCACTTTACCATTCATATCAAAAACGGTCAGGTTGGTCTCTCCGGCTTGGCTCAGGGTGAAAGTCAGATTAGTGAAATCACCTGCGGGGTTGGGCGCAGAACGCAAGGCCAAAGAAGGGTTGTAGACGGTATTGGTAGAATTTACGGGGTAGTCGCACAAGAAACGAACCCCTAGTGCACCTCCATCGCTGGCGGCCGTAGCCGAAGCTGCGTTGGGATCGTAGCAAGGGTCAACCTGGCTAAAATCAAACAGGTAGCCATTGTCGAAAGGTGTACCAGCAAAGCTGATGTCCTCTACCATGATATCCGTGATACCTACTGAATCTTTGTAAAGAATAGCCTCCCGAGAATAAGCAATCAGCGGTGCACGGTCAGGAACATTGTTCAATTCCAATACTTCCGAGAAATACGCATCGGCAGGAGTAGCCAAAGCCGCTTCGAATTCAGGGCTCAGGATCATCGGCTGGGCAACAGAATCAAAAGTGGCGTAGTAATTCAGTACATCATCCGTCCAGAAAACATTGTTGTTACTCATTTCCACAGAAGCACCTTCTACCAGCGTGTCAATGGTGAACAAATAGTTCGTTTCATTAGCGTAGGTGATCTGCTCATTGGCCAAAAATGGGGCCGTACCCATTATAGAAGGGTTCATGAAAATATTGTCCTTGATCACCGACTCGCGGGTGTTCTTCAATTGAATCAGGCCATGACGGCCAACGTGATTGAACAGCGTATTGTTGGTGTACTCAAAGTAGTTGAGTCCTTGCTGGCGGAAGCCGATAAAGACGCGATCCAAAATATTGTACATCACACAATTGCTAATGACCACCGAATCGGCGAAGTTATCACGGGTATCTACAATACGGCCGTTGCCCTGGAAACGCTCGTAATCACCAAAATTGCGAATCTCACAGTTGGTAATGATCGTCGTAGAGTTTTCTCCTTCAATGCGGATCGTACCTTGACGGCTTTTTTCGATCGTACAGTTGTTGAAAACAAAGCGCTTGTCGTCTCCTTCCGGACGGAAAGGAGCTGTTTCGTACTGAGCGGCCTCGGGGCCTTCTTCTCCCATAATGATATAAATACCATCCCAGGTGAAGCTACCAAAACCACGATACATTGGATCCAATGCGGTACCTCCCGAAGCATTAGCTCTCGACACCACTGGCTTGCCCAATGTTTCGTCACCAAAAGCTACCAAATTCACATCGAAAGGCCATTCTGCCTGGCCAGTAAAGAAGTAAACGGCCCCGCGCTGTAGCAGGTAAGTATCATGTAATTGCTCGCCCGTAGCAGAAGTATCCGCATCAATAAAATCACTTAGATAAGTGAAAGGAAACATGGTCGTCCCGTTGATATTGGGCGGTACCTCAATAGACTGCCCCCATAAAGAGGCGGAAAAAAGGAGCAATGCGAAAAATGGAATGTAGTGTTTTTTCATCTTCAATTTTTTTGTTTAAACACGTTGATTATTATTATCTAAAAATGTATTCTGCACCAACCGTTGCCGTCATCCCGTAGCGCTCTATGGAGGTCACGAAATTTTCTGAGCGAAAGAAGTTTATCCCTTGCTGATCAGAAAGGTTGTTGAGGTTGAGGAATACATTGAAATTCCGACTGAATTTTTGTTTAAAGGCCGCATCAAAGCGCCAGAAACTCTGGTTGAAGCGGTCCTTGTCAGAAGAGGAGCTATACCCTGATAGTTTGGTGCCTTGATAGGACGTCGAAAACCGCATGGAAAATGACTTGTAATCATAGCCCAAAGAGGCGTTCAGGATGTGTTTGGCCTGACCAATCAGCTCTACCTCCCGCTGGAAGGGGAATATTTCCACCGTCGTAAAAATGAAAGGAGGTACGCCCGAAAAAGTCGTCTGCTCGTAAAACGAATTGATGGTCGTTTCCGAAAACAAACGGGTATAGTTGAAATTGAACACCAGCCCATCGAAAGGCTCGGGTAGGAAGTTCATATTCGACTGGATTTCCATTTCAAACCCCCATACATTCGACTGTGGAGAATTGGTGTAGGTCGTTAGTTCAGCACCACCAAAACCGGTAGGTGGATAGCCGTAAGCTACGGCCAGGGAATCGTTGTTCAAGCCCACAATAAAGGGGTAAAAAGCATCCGAAATATCTTTGTAAAAAACGCCGCCCGAAAGTAGTCCCCACTTACCGGAATAAGCTGTTATGAAGAAATCATAATTGGTAGACACCGACGCATTCAGCTGCGGATTACCCTCGGTGATGACCAGATCACTGGCACGATTGACCAAGGTTGCGGGTACTATATATTCATAATCGGGCCGCGCCAAAGTCGTAGAGTAAGAAGCCCGGAAATCCAACCATTCACGCGGCTTGAAT is a window from the Lewinella sp. LCG006 genome containing:
- a CDS encoding T9SS type A sorting domain-containing protein: MKKHYIPFFALLLFSASLWGQSIEVPPNINGTTMFPFTYLSDFIDADTSATGEQLHDTYLLQRGAVYFFTGQAEWPFDVNLVAFGDETLGKPVVSRANASGGTALDPMYRGFGSFTWDGIYIIMGEEGPEAAQYETAPFRPEGDDKRFVFNNCTIEKSRQGTIRIEGENSTTIITNCEIRNFGDYERFQGNGRIVDTRDNFADSVVISNCVMYNILDRVFIGFRQQGLNYFEYTNNTLFNHVGRHGLIQLKNTRESVIKDNIFMNPSIMGTAPFLANEQITYANETNYLFTIDTLVEGASVEMSNNNVFWTDDVLNYYATFDSVAQPMILSPEFEAALATPADAYFSEVLELNNVPDRAPLIAYSREAILYKDSVGITDIMVEDISFAGTPFDNGYLFDFSQVDPCYDPNAASATAASDGGALGVRFLCDYPVNSTNTVYNPSLALRSAPNPAGDFTNLTFTLSQAGETNLTVFDMNGKVVSNLFNGRLSAGKHTFNWNNLSQVPSGMYFANLQTEEGKMFIRVVVSK